The genomic stretch CCagacggtggtacctattcgagtgggctcacaagacggcCCCTACCACGAGTACTTACGCTAATTGATATTATTTGCGATTTTCATTTTTCGATGTGTTCACTACATTTGCTATGAACGATTTTAGCAATGGCTCAACTCCACCTCTCGATAGGAGTACACCATGCTGTTTACCCATTAACTTAGCTTTGACCAAGCGTGTCAAAATTCTAATCAACACTGCCTAAATGAATTTGAAGAATACTAGGAAAGACAAAAATAGAATTTCAATCAAGAGTTTAATCTTTAGATTTTCTACATCCGTGGTTTTCATGATGCATCGTTTCGCCTCCGCAAACGATCAATGAATTTGTGACCTTCATTTAACACAAGTAAAGGATTAAATCAATTGGAAGTCAACGAACAAGGTTGAGCAATTGAAAGATGAGATGGTTTAACtataatagattttattttatagacatttttgcaatatttgtttgttttgatattATATACCTGTTTCGTACATTAATGTAGCTAACTACACAAAGTGTGAAATTATATGTTCAAGAATTATAGCACTAAAAACCTTTTAGTCCAAATTGATAAGAATCTGATTAAGAAAAAAAGACCGGCTACCCGAAATTACAATCTAAGGGCATCTTGGCATAAAAACTAAAGAGAACCAACCCTATGTGATAGGAGAAGGAGCATAACAATGGAAGGAAGAGTAAGGTTTGATTTTTCTTAAGCTTTAATTAACAAGAAATGTTATATAGATTTCAATGTGGCCATTAAGTTCATACCATAGCTTACACTTTCGTCGCGCAGTAGTTCTACATATTTGGCAATCTTTGCTTCCACACATCACTGTAATTAAGAATcaaaagaataatttaaaaaataaacttttactttaaaatgtgaACATTTCTCGTAAATATTTCGTGCTTCTTTTacgaaattttttaaaaatatattattgtcatcaCAATGCCATCAACTTAatgttatattcaaattattaataaattgacGCACTACATATGTATTTCTTAATTAATATCCTTAGTATAATTCAATTCTAATGTCCGTTAGCTTTATATAAACTAGCCGTGTGATGACGAACAAATCTGTAATTTAAAACTCTGGAATTTTATCTGACAGTATCGTAATACTTCCGTCGAATTTCAACACAAGCCACAAGATCTTATGCAGAAAACGTTTGCCAAACAAATTTAAGTAAATACAACGGATATGTGAAGTGCTTTTAATTAACGAATGTATTTTAACATGTACTTAATTAGTGTGTACGTCAAAAATATTGAAGctaagtaaaaataatatttggcTTTAacagatgattttaattttatttattattagccgtgtactcgcccgcttcgctgggcatttaaaattaacattattatttattgtcattattattagggagttcaacactcatataaagattagtctatccattaagtacatgtattttctacatggatacaaagtttcaagtcaatcggatgcacggttcagtagttataacggaacatccgtaaaaaccactgtagatttatatattagtatagatttacacAATATTAGTTAGTCCCATCGAGATATTATGTACTACGTAAGCTCGATGGTTAGTCCAGAGACTTTGCTGCTTTGTCAGAATGAGAACAACAAATTTCAATAGTTAAACTCTattaaaactctattaaaaCTCATCAACTCTATTAAAATCCAAAAGTGTTCGACTAAAATTACCGATATTAATttcaacatttttaaattatttttcggtCCTGCGTGTTCTCGGTTTGTTATAGTCAATTACGTGTGTAAATACGGAAAAGTCTACCTACAAGAGACAAAAATAAACTATCTATAGATCATACCTCAATGGTGATGATTATACAAACTACTTTTATTTCTATGGTTTATTTCAATAgacgtaaatatgtatatacatatttatttatactagtggtcccccagtagtcgaaattcaactataattaattgaaattgaaattataagtttaaccATTATTATTGGATGTATTgtcagactattatacttctatactcacatttcgccaagactatgtacactatagacaaataatattaaagacaaacaatattaatttattctcaatttgacgacagactttaaacaataacaaaagtttgacaataaacaaaaagtatgtgcgtgtgtgcgtcaaatacatggtagtgtgtgtaaagttttttattggtttaatatATTTGCTATgcataagtaaaaatatatatataaaaattctgcactccttctctatattctctatatgtgtgggaaatttcatactcctctgtcctcgcaattttcataaaaaggggtagGTATATACAAGTTTTTggttcacatattaatatataatagataCACACACTCGGAACTCACACGAGAAATAGCTGCAGAGACTTTTGCATGTGGCAAACACATTGCACAAATTAACTTAGAAGCACAGAGGTCTCATTCATTTGCAGGGGAAGCATTAAACAAAGAGACTTCGTAACTGTATGTGGCTGGCCAAACGATTCTGTGACCCACATGGTATGGCAAAAAATTGGCGCCAAATACCGTCGCCACAAGTACAAGTGACGTCAGTCACTCAACTGAATAATTGTTCGGAACAATGCTAAAATAAGCACACATTATAACAGATTTAACAAAATCTGTGAGTTTCTAGGAAAATACTAACCTAGCATATAGACGCTAATAAAATCCAGGATGTAGGTATAtctaatgtattaaaatttattaatttgcgCAATTTGTGATTCCACACAGCTACTTTCCACTATTCAGCCCATTTCTATCGTGAAGTAATCATGCATCCAATTTTAAAGATGGAGCAGCAGTTATATGATACAAAGCAAATTCTCAAagagttttttcttttttattgcttagatgggtggacgagcttacatcccacctggtgttaagtggttactggagcccatagacatctacaacgtaaatgcgccacccatcttgagttctaaggtctcaagtgtagttacaacagctgccccacctttcaaggcgaaacgcattactgcttcacggtagaaataggcagggcggtgatacctacccgcacggactcacaagaggtcctaccaccagtaattactcaaattataattttgcggttttgatgtttattacacgatgttattccttcaccgtggaagtcaatcgtgaacatttgttgagtacctacgtatttgattagaaaaaattgtacccgcttgagattcgaacaccggtgcatcgctcaacacgaatacaccggacgtcttatccttaggTCACGATGACTTCAACTATATTAGTTAACCTCTCGTATCTTAATAATGGCGTTCGCGTTGCTGATGCCTATGGGCCCCAGCAACCGCTTAACACATCTCGAACATTAATGTTGATATATTTTGCATCTGATGAATCTATATTCACGTTTAAAGTTTTCCCAAATGCGTATAAAATATTGTACCTACTGAATgagtaatttatatattatgtttttcaCGCATTATCTAGTGAGTCCATTTAGCAGCATGTGAAACAAAAACCTTCTTATCAGCATCGATTGGCGCCGACAGCGATATGTTAGTCGCCGGCAACATTTATCACGACTTTGGAGGTCGGTCGCGTTAATTTCCGACGGAAACGAATACTGCAAATAAATCAGacgaggaaaaaaaacaaaatttattgcgCGCTTCATTGTTGCTTGCCctatttaaatagatttatcTCGTTATTGTAtaatgcaattaatttttaCGTATTTTTCGTTGGTATGCACACATGCAACcaagtcaattaaatattttattttttttattgcttagatgggtgaagtggtcactggagcctatagagatctacgacgtaaaggcgccacccaccttgagatataagttctaaggtctcaagtatagttacatctatacatataaataaaattggagtgtctgtttgtaatatcgAAATAACCGCTTTctactacatgtatatgaatatacggtacatacaccaaaatattttttttacaatttttgtctgtctgtctatctgtctgtctgtttgttccggctaatctctgcaacggctggaccgattttgacgggactttcactgacaggtagctgatgatataaggggtaacttaggctactttttttagaataacttcgccccgcggcgtcaacCGCGGtatgacaataaccgcgggtaacatcacgggactcaactatcaataataaaatttaatgtttccgaaacgaagcgagggcgggtcgctagtaaaaaataaatcttaagtCTACTACAAGTGAAGGgaattaatgtattttgaaGTAAAAGTCAGTTTTAAATGTAGGTTTAATAAATGTAGTCAGTTAGGTGTATTCACAAAATGTGTGACATTGCTAAAATAGATATCCAAATAGACTgaagattttattgtattcgATTTGACATGTCTGCATTCGCGCTCGTAAAATACGCTTCAAACAATCCACAGatagcaataaaattttaatgttgccTATTTCACGGCTTCGCAGATTCGGCTCCGGCATCTGCCCTTAAAGGCCTTAGACCCGTTTGTCTAGACGGACGAAGGATTCATAACTATAACAAAGTCCTTTGAATTTAAACATCGTAAAATATTTTACGACTCGCTACACCGTTTACGACTGACCGTAAATTATAGCTTGGATTATGTCGTGTGTGTTTGACGAGTACATCGTATTATTGAATTGGAACATGTGGAAACGCAAATAGATACAAACATAACTTATGGGATTAACAATATCCTTGCAGTTTCAAACTGCGAGCATTTGCTTAAATatacttcactacatagtataacacaaagtcgctttctctgtccctgtatccctatgtatgcttaagtctttaaaactacacaaactacgcaacggattttgatgcggttttttttaatagatagagtgattgaagaggaaggtttatatgtataataacatccattaaatagtggagaaatcaataataaattacagtttccgaagcgaagcgagggcgggtcgctagtaatatatcAATGACTATAAAATTTGATTTGGATGAATCAGAAAATAATTCGTGACCTGTACTAACATTTGATCATTAATTAGGAAAAGCGAAATCAAGCAGTTAAATTATTGCAGCACCTTAATTCTGTATTAcgaaacttttatttatattatcgtCATCTCACTTCTTTGTATCTTAGTACTAACTACGTGTCTAAAACAACAGTCTGtaagaaaaaaacaagccaATGAGGGAAACTGTCAAAGTGTCAACGTGTATTACAGATCGTTCTGGGAAGCCATAATACGATAAAACGGGATAAAAACTAATATTGACACGCTACCAACGGAGCCGGGgaagtaaaaaataaagaaaacaaccCATAAATCATTCACGGATTGAAGAAAAAAGAGAAGGCTAATCTATCGAATATATCGATACCTGCCTGGCTAATGTAGCGGATtcgaaaaaaagaagaagttaaACAGCTGTTAGTGAACGACATCACAAACAAAGATCATACATTGTATGTACATACAatgtaacatttaaaaataaattaggaaaTAAGCAGCATCCATCATTTACcttgtaaaaaaatcactaagCGATTGTAGTAAAGTAAGTTTCGATAAACAAAACCGTACGCTACATTTACAATGAAACCAACATGACAAAAACTGGATGCGATATGGATATTAATTACCCGGTAAACCCGGAGAATGTTCCAGGAAGGTCAGAAGCAGTTGACAATTTTATAAACTTCACACCTTCAGAAAGATTAgattgcttttatttttattttaaagtaggtGGGTAATCCGATGACATTGAGCTTCCAAGAAAACTATGCCTACGACTAAAGATTTCGGGAGTGACACAAGAAAAAATGCACCTTATTACAGTGCAGTTTGTGgttgaaactaatttaaaaacattccaaaACTGTGTACGTGATCCGGGGGATGTCGAATCAAAGGCCATACACACAAAACAAGTCCATAAACATAAAATGCGTCGCTATGCAACAGCGACTACAGACTGCATTTGTTCGTAGTCCTTTCTTCGTTCGGACCCCTATCATTTATagcttaaatataataaacaagtaTCAAAATTAGTACGCGGTTTGTAAAGTCATAAACCAGTCATCCTCTTTCATTTTATGAGCTGATCGTATGTCATCGGCTTAATTCTTTGACCTGTAATATTTACGATTATATTGCAACTGTGCAATAACAATTTTGATAAGGTTTATGATTTTGAAACGTGTAGTAATGTTTTGAACTTGTGCATATTCTTTTTCCGGGTATTATGGGAATTGTCGTAGATAGAAGCTTGTTTTTACGGTCACCAGTTTTCTCACACTTCTAATGAAACTACAAATAATTAATCAGTCAAGTTTATCTAAAAACACCCGTTTTCGTCTGTAAAATATGAGATTTGGTTATGACGTTACTTagttattttagaaaattagaaTCATAGTATCATTAGAAATTATTTCTAGATGCACTTACGTCAGAGAAATAAAATCGCTTTAAACTTATCGGTAATCcagcaatatattattatatcatctctttattaaatttcataagttTTTATAAATCGATGGACTTCAAGCCCAGAAATCCAGAACTCCAGAAGGCAGTGAAattgaaatattgaatttaatgAAGATGTTAGAAGCGATGTACAGAATATCTACtctttaaatgtattattgaatACATTTGACTAGTTACATAATAGGCAAATACATACGATTAAAACAGACGTCTAATCAGGAATAAAAaccgaaattttaatgaaaaaagaattCACATGAATATTTAACTTTGTTTTGAAGTTATGTTATTTCTATTCGTTCATACTGAAAATAAGATGTCTTTGCGTTGATCATAAATATTGAACGAGGACTTAAGGAATTAGAAATAACAGATCTGGGAATGTTTATTCACGTAAATCCcaggaaatgtatgtttgtgaAGCAAAGCagtgtttttaaaaaagttttttttttcaacttgtaCAAATGTAAAATTAAGCATGTAATATTCAATAAGAATGCATAGACCGCTAGCAATGATTGACGTTACattgattataaaattattaatcactGAATTATATGGAGTAACCAAACATGTAAGACTGACATTAAGAGATTTTGCCGCGGGTATGTTCATACAAAAGATTTACAAGATAGCAATTCGTAATTTCTAAAACAAGCGtatctaaaaaatatagtgTTTCTCGATGTTCTCCTTACAAAGGATAATTTTATGGTATAGCCTGATCGATCCACAGGTCAATGTCCCAGATCAATCGAATATTGTTTCGAGTTTGGGCCAAATACGGCTGAAGCGAAGGTGCGCCCAACTAGGTTACTGTAACGAATTTTATCATTGCATTACGAAATATGGATACGACttctatattttaatgaaatcgaCAAtgattttcaaagtaaaatcttatagaaaaaattatattcataatttGTCGTGTCCTTTGTAGTTGAGCTCTCTCGATTGTAATTTCGCTGGAAGGGAAGTCGAAATCCAAATTACTTAGATACTTAATGTTTGCTAATTAATTTCTTTGCGGAGACCAAGAAAAAATAGTTTTCCCATAAATTCATTGAATCTCATTCATTGTTCAGATTTTCGATCGCTAACACAGAAGTTATAGTGgtggtattttaaattaaatagtctATTGAAAATTTAGCCAAAGAACATTTTCCTTGCAGTAAATTGAATCTGTATAACCGAGAACGTCCCATGAATTTTTAGGTATATGCCATTATCAGATATCTAGATACAGTTGTGTTTTTTACTAGTAAACTGGAGTAGTAAACTGGACCTTTACTGTATTTCTCTTACTCTTTCGCGTGTCAGAGTGTTTTTGTCGTATAAGAGCAGAGAAGCTCGTGACAAACCTTATGTAccgtacttttttttgtattgctttgatatgtggacgagctcacagccgacctggggttaagtggttactggagctcatagatatctacaacgtaaatatcgccacccaccttgagatataagttctaaggtctcagtatagttacaacggctgccccacccttcaaaccgaaacgcgttactgcttcacggcagaaataggcggggtggtggtccctacccctgcggactcaaaagaggtcctaccaccagtaaaagtgacCATTGATTTTATAACTTACTTCACTCACAATATACTTCACTATCAGTGATTTAAATTGAGCatcgaagaaaataataaagctTGTGACTTTATGCCAGTTTTATTCAATTGAAGATCAAATATATTTCCTACGTTCACTGATCGCATTAATAAACAATTTCCTTGGGGATTTACGATCAGTAAAACGAAATAGCTGACTTATCCACAAACATCCATACCCTTAGTAACTGGTACGAACAGTTAACACTCTTCCGCACTTACTGCAAATAAAATAGACAGTTATATTTTAGTTCCAAAGTTGAaacaaagaatattatttatatatttaactaaCCAAACAGTTGTTAATAATAGTTTATagaagattgttttttttaaattcgaaatttttttttttttttattgcttacatgggcggacgagttcacagcctagctggtgttaagtggttactggagcctatagacatctacaacgtaaatgcaccacccaccttgagatataagttctaaggtctcagtatagttacaacggctgccccacccttcaaaccgaaacgtattattgtttcacggcagaaataggctgggctacccgtgcggactcacaagaggtcctgccaccagtaattacgcaaattataattttgcgggtttgatttttattacacgatgttattccttcaccgtggaagtcaatcgtgaacatttgttgagcacgtatttcatCATCGCTCAacccgaatgcaccggacgtcttatcctttaggccacgacgacttagccTATCCTAATTGCCTAGTTGTTCTAGTAGTCTTTCGAACGCTGCCTATCTGTTAGAGTCGACGATTGATCTCCTTTTAGAAGTTGAACCTAATTTAATAAACTTCGAAattaataaaacgaaaataataaacgcgatcTGGAACTGTAAAAGTACGTTTAATTATaactgaaattaattattatttttgaagggcggggcagccgttgtaactatactgagaccttagaacttatatcttaaggtgggtggcgcgtttacgttgtagatgtctatgggttccagtaaccgcttaacaccaggtgggctgtgaggtcgtccacacatctaagcaataaaaaaagaccacTTTTGCAAAATGATTATTGGATTGTATTTACAATTGTTAACAATCTCAAACATGCGTAATGTGTAcgaaatttgaaaaacaaatgGGACATTAAtcgttaaaaaatatgtaaaatatgcGAGTCGAGTCAAAAAGACATAAGAAAATTTGTgcctaaaaaaaattgatgactACATGTGAAATTTCCTCTTATCGTAGACATGATAAAAATCGTAATGCATTTGTCACATTATCGAACCTCAGAATGTGTTTGTTCGTAAACCAAAGAATACGTACAACAGATAGCAAACAAAAACtcattaaaataagtttttgtttGCTATCTGTTTTGTTACgctatcttattttatttactaagaaaaaagaaaatagcgCAATTAGCATTCAAAAATAGCATTTAAAATAGAAGTGGCTTaaactaactaaaaaaaattaaaacttaactaaaaaaaaattaagaaaatgattttataacGATTTATAAACATGACAATGTATTCtatcagcttataaaattaaatagtctcttttagtctagaaaaggacaaactACTCTATGAAAGTACTCTTTGAAATCTATCGCATACCTTAAAGTATCAATATCGAAaaactacaattttttattaaaaattacaaattacttCTGTAACGTGCGGAaccgaaatataataaaaaaatcctcgcACGCTAAGCGGAACCCAAAAGTGTCGACCAACGCCGCGCGACCGACACCTGCGCGAGATTCGTAAAAATGCAGTCAGTGAGTttcgaaaaatttgaataacgcgcatgcgccggtcgctgcacaaaattattaatttaaaactatcttGTGATACCTTGTTGTACTTTAAGTTGTaacgattaaataaatgattaacattaaattgGCGCCCAACGTGGGGCCGTCATCGTATTTAAGTCGACGCGTACATAAATACTTACCCACTAGAAATTTCGAGAAGTACCTGAAAAATGCCGCCGCGAAAAATACGCCAACAGACGGATGACAATAGTGATTCTGGTGATGAAAAGGTGGACGCAGTGCCCTCGCCAGCACCAGTGCTCATGTCCGGGGATCAGCTGTCCTCGCTCCtggccgccttctcaaagtcgCAGGCCGAGGCGAACCGACAACTCGTCGAGTCCCTGTGGGCATCGCATGGTTTGGGAAGTGGATCGAAGTTCACCACCCCGATAGTGTCACCGTCCCCGACGCCAACAAGTAACATGGCTAAATGCACCGCGCGTTTTGATGGCGTCGCTCGCGATCCGGAGGCCGTTGAAGCGTTTATCGACTCTGTGGAGGTGTACAAGGAGTGTGCGTGCGTCTCCGACGATATCGCATTGCGTGGACTACCAATGCTCATGGAAGGCGAAGCAGCCATATGGTGGAGAGGGGTCCGGAACGAAGTGTCCTCGTGGCCCGACGCTCTCAAAAGGCTACGAGCTATGTATGGCGTGCCACGCCCTGCACATAAAGTTTTTCGTGACGTGTTTTCGTCTGAGCAAGGTGATGAGCTTGCTGACAGTTCCATAGTGAGGATACGTGCTATGCTGTCCAGATTGCCGTACCAGCTACCAGAGGAAGCCAGGTTAGACATAATCTACGATCTACTTCATAAACGGATAAGGAAAAGACTACCGAGAGATGGTGTGAGCGACATAGAAACACTCATAGAGAAGTCGCGCATGGTGGAGGAGTCACTTGTGGAGTGCACGGCTGCCCTCAACATTCCGCCGCAGCCACACAAGTCGTTACCTACGGTGCTCGGCGAACGCAGCTCCGCGCCTGACGTGACAAGTGTGAGATCGCCGAGACCTGCCGGCGCTGCCGCTGCGCTAGTGCGCGCCTCTGTTGCTGTTGCACCGTCGTCGCTACCTCAACCGTCCCCATCCCCGCGTAGTGTGAAAAGCGAAACATTGGTTAAAAAGctattttgtgtgtattgcaaATCGCGTGGACATGTCCGTGATATAATGGGACTGCTTTGTTAGATACCGCCGCACGGCGTAGTATCGCGGGTTACACACTCTACGCGCTTTTTCAACGTTTAGGTATGAAGTTTCGCACTGAAAATATGTCGGTGAGACTCGCGGATGGTACCACTCGGAACACTAAGATATTATTAACACATGCAGACGTTGAATTAAGTTCAGTATGTATACCTATTGAGTTTATTATATTCCCCGATTCTCAGAATAATGAAACCTTGTtaggaatagattttattttgaaggCACGATTAATAATTGATTTCTCTTCTATGACTTGGCGCTCGGCTGATCAGCCCCGGGACATTCACCCTTTGTCATGTGAAAATTCACGTGACCCCATAAGTTGCGCTTCTATAAATTTGTTGCGCGAGGATGAAGGTAAATTCTTATCGGAGTCGGAAAAGGGGCGTCTGGTGGATTTACTAGGTGAATATACTGATGTTTTCGAGGAAGTCGGTGAGCCGACTCCTTTTTCAGAGCATCGGATCGACACCGGCGACCACCCTCCTATCGCTGTACCTCCGTATCGTATCACGCCGGCGAGGAAAGAGGTCATGCGCGCCGAGCTCGACAAGATGCTAGCAGAGGACGTGATCGAGGAATGTGAGTCTGCGTGGTCCGCGCCGTGTGTCTTGGTGCCGAAACCTAACGGTACGTATAGGTTTTGTGTTGATTATAGGAAACTGAATGCGGTCACCAAGACCGATTCCTATCCCATGCCTCGAATTGATGAACTTCTTCAGTCTACCAATGGAGGTTGCGTTATGAGCTCGTTGGATCTTCGGAGTGGGTACTGGCAGGTTCAAACCCTGGACAGAGACAAAACTGCTTTTAGTACACCCTTTGGTACCTTTCGTTTTAAGCGTATgcctttcggcttgaagaaCGCACCGGCAACCTTTCAGAGACTGATTGATCGGTTTCGATCGGGCTCTTCTCTCCAGGAGGTAGCTATCCTGGCGTATCTCGACGATATTTTAGTGATATCAGAAAATATTGATAAGCATTTTTCAGATCTCCGTGCGGTGTTTGACCGGCTCCGCGTGTTCAAGCTGCGAGCCAATAGGGACAAATGCGCTTTTGCCCGGGAGCAAGTCAAATACCTTGGTCACGTGATCTCGAGGTCAGGTATATCTCCGGACAGGGACAAGGTAAGCGCTGTGTTGGATATGAAGGAACCTACATGTCTCCGACAACTTCGTACTTTTCTCCAGACGTGCTCGTGGTTTCGTCAGTTCATCCCGAATTTTGCGAAGATAGCCGAACCTCTCACACGATTAACCAAAAAGAGTCAGCCTTGGATTTGGGGCCTGGAGCAGGATGATGCCTTCAAATCTCTTAAGAGGCTACTGACGACATCTCCGATTTTGATACAGGCAGACTATACTAAGCCTTTCATCCTTAGGACTGACGCGAGTGATTATGCTCTAGGTGCATGTTTGCTCCAGGGGGAGTCATCCAATGATGAGCGTCCCATTGAGTACGCCAGTCGTCTTCTGACATCGGCGGAGCGCAACTATTCGACGACCGAACGGGAGGCACTCGCTGTCGTCTGGGCTGTGGAGCGATTCCGAGGCTACATCGATGGACATCTGGTGCACGTTCGTAGTGACCATCAGCCCCTGAAATGGTTGTTTTCAGTAAAGTCACCGAGCGGCAGGTTAGTTCGCTGGGCTATGAAGCTTCAAGCTTACGATTTGCAAATTGAGTACACCCCAGGAAAAGTTAATGTGATAGCCGACACGCTTAGCCGCCCAGTGACCGAGCTTAACTCGCCACCGGACTGTGGAATCTGCCCCGTTATCGTCGACGTGCCCCACTGGGATGCCGCTTCAACCCGGGACGCTCAGATGGCTGATCCGGAAATTTCCAAGATCATCACTGATTTGGAAGGGACCGATGAATTATCTGTTAATAGATGGTCTGAACGAGGCTATCTCCTAACTCAAGGCGTTCTATACCGCTACGCCGAAGATTCTGAGTCCGAGGAACCTCAGCTAGTCGTACCAGAGAGCTTGCGTGGCAAGGTCATGTTCGAGTGTCATGACTCGCCCACAGCCGCTCATGGGGGGATTCAAAGGACCATTCATCGTATCTCCCAACGATTCTATTTTCCAGGTTTGAGACGCTATGTTACTGAGTATTTGAAAACGTGTATAGAGTGCCAGCGGTACAAGCCGTCTAACTTTAAGCCAGCGGGACTACTCCAGACTCCAGTTCCAGCTCAGCGGTTTGAAGTTATTGCAGTGGACCTTTTCGGGCCTTTACCCAAAGGACCCTGCGGTGAGAGGTGGATCCTGATAGTCGAAGACACCGCCAGTAAGTGGGTTGAGCTGTTCGCTCTCATTGATGCCACTGCCGAGGTATGTGCAAAAACCCTCGTTA from Bombyx mori chromosome 3, ASM3026992v2 encodes the following:
- the LOC119630752 gene encoding uncharacterized protein LOC119630752; its protein translation is MPPRKIRQQTDDNSDSGDEKVDAVPSPAPVLMSGDQLSSLLAAFSKSQAEANRQLVESLWASHGLGSGSKFTTPIVSPSPTPTSNMAKCTARFDGVARDPEAVEAFIDSVEVYKECACVSDDIALRGLPMLMEGEAAIWWRGVRNEVSSWPDALKRLRAMYGVPRPAHKVFRDVFSSEQGDELADSSIVRIRAMLSRLPYQLPEEARLDIIYDLLHKRIRKRLPRDGVSDIETLIEKSRMVEESLVECTAALNIPPQPHKSLPTVLGERSSAPDVTSNNETLLGIDFILKARLIIDFSSMTWRSADQPRDIHPLSCENSRDPISCASINLLREDEGKFLSESEKGRLVDLLGEYTDVFEEVGEPTPFSEHRIDTGDHPPIAVPPYRITPARKEVMRAELDKMLAEDVIEECESAWSAPCVLVPKPNGTYRFCVDYRKLNAVTKTDSYPMPRIDELLQSTNGGCVMSSLDLRSGYWQVQTLDRDKTAFSTPFGTFRFKRMPFGLKNAPATFQRLIDRFRSGSSLQEVAILAYLDDILVISENIDKHFSDLRAVFDRLRVFKLRANRDKCAFAREQVKYLGHVISRSGISPDRDKVSAVLDMKEPTCLRQLRTFLQTCSWFRQFIPNFAKIAEPLTRLTKKSQPWIWGLEQDDAFKSLKRLLTTSPILIQADYTKPFILRTDASDYALGACLLQGESSNDERPIEYASRLLTSAERNYSTTEREALAVVWAVERFRGYIDGHLVHVRSDHQPLKWLFSVKSPSGRLVRWAMKLQAYDLQIEYTPGKVNVIADTLSRPVTELNSPPDCGICPVIVDVPHWDAASTRDAQMADPEISKIITDLEGTDELSVNRWSERGYLLTQGVLYRYAEDSESEEPQLVVPESLRGKVMFECHDSPTAAHGGIQRTIHRISQRFYFPGLRRYVTEYLKTCIECQRYKPSNFKPAGLLQTPVPAQRFEVIAVDLFGPLPKGPCGERWILIVEDTASKWVELFALIDATAEVCAKTLVNEVFMRFGVPRRMISDNGVQFVADVMQKAMFVLGVKQNLIPLYHPEANPVERKNRDLKAHLAILLEGRHQQWPEVLSFVRFAFNSSVCTSTEQTPAYLTFGRELRSPISAQLDLRAVVESENFVPQISPYLSKLAETISTAKENIEHHQDIQKTRADLRRSEPYQFAEGDLVLMKTHVLSNASKGITSKFNPKRDGPYVISKKSQWAVHIVSKNRRTLRQKSSPVATTHQKTQRGSASHKADW